ACATTAAAGATTACCCATTTTTAgatgaagttcagaatttttgacatcaggcttaatcttacaGTTAGCTAGGGTTTAacgagtcggtggagttgatttcaaccaattCTGTGTAGTTTGATAGTTGTTAGTTTCAATGCTctggaatggctaagctagcgcgattcAATTGGGctaatttagcaagccattaaaaaacatgttcacacatgaaaatcatcgatgacccattCAATCAATagagttggctatgttttcaggatgaagttatTAAAAGTTACCTTTACATGTGAATAATTGCACTGTGAACAACTTTTTAaaaccagcagctctgcagaggagcagagcggagtgatatcacatcattttttttttttcacttatattttcagttttattgtggtcgtattaagcattaaaaaaaaaaaaaagtcctgaagaatgaaatgaattacggcagtttgttgtgacaattgttttggccgcatgggtgttttggaacaattttcaagcattttgaatttatttcacTATGTTGGACGTGTTCGTAAATCTATCGTTTTTTTATTGTCATGCTAGGAagggaccattgactcgcgctatgcTTTGCCACTCTGGAGCACTGAAACTAACGAATAACTTACAAACTGCATGTAATTTGTTgatatcaactccaccaactaattaaacccccgcttccTCAAAGATTAAGTCTACTGTCAAAtattctgaacttccgctttaaggtTCTGGAGTTTCGAGGCAAActggcagtggtaacaagagttGATTGACGATGAGAGGGAGTGGCAGTTGATTGAGGATAAGAGGGAGTGGCAGATAGCGTCTGAAGAATCCGGTGGGCAatttggtgatagaacaggtgaacggacaggcaagcagtacaggatctgggggaggggaaaaaaaagctcaGTAtaaggattacaagattctttgttcgCTGAAAGCTGGCCTCACCAACTTGTGTagttgagttgttgatctggcgatgattTGAGGCCAAGGACCGATTTACGTAAGCTGCTGAAGATCacctgcacctggtcccagggtcACCCATCTTTACAATCCTGCAGTCAAGGCAGTGAcacacatacactgctggccaaaaatattggcatccctgcaattctgtcagataatgctgatgcaattctgtcagataatgctgaatttctcccagaagatgattgaaatttaaaatattttggtagtaatattttcattaactttgcttgcaatgaaaaaacaaagagaatgggggggggggatttatcatgataattttacacaaaactccaaaaatggaccggacaaaagtattggcaccctttggaaaaacatgtgatgcttctctaatttgggtaattaacagcacctggtacttacctgtggcacataactcgtggtggcaataactaaataacaTTTGCAGCCATTTAaattggattaaagttgactcagcctctgtcctgtgtcattgtgtgaacaacattgagcatggagaaaagaaagaagaccaaagaactgtctgaggagttgagaagcaaaattgtgaggaagcatgggcaatctcaaggctaaaaatccatctccaaagacctgaatgttcctgtgtctaccgcggcagtgtcatcaataagtgtaaagcccatggcactgtggctaacctctctagatgtggactgaaaagaaaaattgactagagatttcaacaaaagattgtgccgatggtggataaagaacctcgactaacatccaaacaagttcaagctgtcctgaagtccgagggtacaacagtgtcaacccgtactctccatcggcgtctgaatgaaaagggactctagcgTAGGGattcccaggaagaccccacttctgacgcagagacataaaaaaagccagactggagtttgccaaaacttacctgagaaagccgaaacagttttggaagaatgttctctggtcagatgagacaaaagtagatctTTTGGGAgaaggcatcaacatacagtttacaggaaaaaaacgaggccttcacagaaaagaacaccatccccacagtcaaacatggcagaagttccctgatgttttggggttgccttgctgcttctggcactggactgcttgactgtgtgcatgacattatgaagtctgatgaCTACCAAGAGATTCTGCAGCATGATGTAGGGCCcactgtgagaaagctgggtctccctcagaggttatTGGTCATctagcaggacaatgatccaaaacacacgtcaaaaagcattagaaaatggtttgagagaaagcactggagacttctaaaatggccagcaatgagtccaaacCTGAATCTTATAGAACACCTGAGgatagatctgaaaatggcagtttggagacggcacccttcaaatctcagaaacCCGGAGAAGTTGGCTAAAGAAGaattgtctaaaattccagcagagcattgtaagaaactcattgatggataccggaaacgATTGTTCGCCGTTATTTTGTCCAAAGGTTGTGCTattaagtattaggctgagggtgccaatacttttgtgcagcctatttttggagtttttttttttttctctcttttgtgttttttcaacgcaagcaaaataaatgaagaaattactaccaaagcatttgtaattgccatcattttctgggagaaattgtgcattatctgacaaaattgcaggtgtgccaatacttttggccagcagtgtacaaaaACACAAGGAGGAAGAGCTTGGCTCATGGGGTAGGGGCCCTAAGGGtattcaaacattgaaacatttacagcaatACAGAGTAAATGCTGTCTCCCTCCATATgtttttctgcaacaaaaatggAATGACCTGGAGACATGGCAGATAACTTAAATACACTGGCTATTTTGTTTACGCTTgattgaataacttgtttaACAGTCAAGAAGTGAGAAAACACGTTTAggactttgaataaagcacttaccatCAAAATTTGCAGTCCGCCGAGATGCTGTGTCTTGAATCCTGCGTGTTGTCCTGTTTAGTGTCACAGCGTGGATGCCTTCAGGGTGCGCGGAGTTGTGATGTCACTCGTCGGCCGTTAAAAAATTTTAGATGTTGAGCACGTGCAGTCTGCACGGTCCGGGCCGAAActgcgtaacctatcatttggactgtcggCTTGATGATCCCGGCcaatctggcgcactgacgtttAGCAGGCATAATTGTTATGTACATCTAGCGAGCTGACGCCATATCCAAAGCACAATCACCTGCTATCGGGGATGCTGATTTGGTTTCAAAATTGAATTCATTCCAGCCCGATTGTTTTCAGAAAGTACTTAAAATTTGCGTCGTAATCCTTATAAAAATTGATTTCATGatgatttgtattttttcttgtaaaaaattatttggcATACATTAAGAATATTTACAAAGAAAACAGTTGTTTTTAAGGGGAGTTATTTTTCTGCTAGACAAATCAAGCAGCCAAAAAAAATTCAGGGGGTCggtccaaatgtggaggcgggccggacgttgtttggggacccctgggcaAAATGattattgcaaaataaatcttaaGTGACTTATATTCACTACTACTAACCAATACTACAGTGTAtcccaaaagtgagtacacccctcgcatttctgcagatatttaagtatatcttttcatgggacaacattgacaaaatgacactttgacataatgaaaagtagtctgtgtgcagcttatataatagagttcgtttattttcccctcaaaataactcaaaatatagccatttatatccaaacccctggcaacaaaagtgattacaccgcatgggaactgcgtacatccctaaatgtccaaattgagtactgcttgtcattttccctccaaaatgtcatgtgactcgttacaggagtgctgtcagcattgctccagagattgaagaggtggggggtcagcctgttagtgctcagaccatacgccgcactcgacATAaatttggtgtgcatggctgtcaccccagggggaagcctcttctgatgaaggtacacaagaaaggccgcccgtctcatcagaccataggacatggtcccAGTAATCCatatgctttgttgacatgtcttcagcaaactgtttgcggggtttcgtgtgtaccgtcttcagaagaggcttcctcctggggtgacagccatgcacaccaaattTATgtcgagtgcggcgtatggtctgagcactaacaggctgaccccccacctcttaaatctctgcagcaatgctgacagaacTCCTGTAATGGGTCACATcagattttggagggaaaatgaccagcagtactcaatttggacatttggggatgtacgttttttcgtaggggtgtactcactttgttgccaggggtttagatattaatggttatattttgagttattttgagggggaaataaatgaactctattatataagatgcacacagactactttttattgtgtcaaagtgtcattttgtcagtgttgtcccatgaaaagatatacttaaatatttgcagaaatgcgaggagtgtactcatTTTTGGGATAAGCTGTATTTTAACTTACATTTCAGTGAGAAAAATTAATTGGTAgcaacccaaaaatgcccccaaatgaatAAGATTTGACTCAAAGTTCAAACAAGTTTATTGACAACCATCAAAGTATTCAGTTTATCCGGAATATTTAATTTTCTACATTTGAAAAACTCACTCTTCAGTCTTGAAGCAAGCGAAATGGCGCTGTGATCAAGCGGACATGGTGACGGTCTGGTCTTTGGCCTGTGCAACAGAGAGGAGGTCATTATTTAGAATAGTTATTAAGCGTGTAATGGTATTTGTAGTCATCCTGTACCGTCAGTCAATGTGGAATCACGGGTAAGTGCGACAGTACAGGCTAGGCACTATCAATTGCAGGATTACTAACACTATTTAAAGTGCATTTATTTTATCATTTCAAATcaggaaatgtttattttacttTAGCCCTAGCTGAAGTCATTGAAACACTGAGTgagaatcagtgttgttttagtcaacgatgactaaaacaaaaataaattgtcaacgaacaatttttttcatgatgatgacatgataacgagttaaaaatgtgtcttgggagactaaaacgtaaGACAAatcccagtttttgtctgatgagactacaacgagacgaaaatgcgtcaTAGTtcctgtcacatgttcacattgctcgacatttgtatttttagttAGCTTCAGATTAAGATTTAAGATTAAGATTTGTgtagccagagagaatatgcaatgttgctttagcttttaaaggTATGTGCTGActctgctgagtgatcatcacacactaaatgtaactcatagcattagcatagcatttgggtTAGAATTAGGCTAATCCTAACAGtaggtatatatacagtgatccctccttTTTCTTTTTCGCAGGAAATCGGGACCAGAACCTgttgcgataagtgaaaaaccacaaatTAGCCCCcccaatttgtgtgtgtgttcaatgtagcattggaaagagatacatataagacatcttttttcacattttcccccaaagtataatcccaaatatatatatatatatatatatatatatatatatatatatatatatatatatatatatatatacacatacacatatatatatatacacatacacatatatatatatatatagtatatgtcGGTGTGTAGGTCAACTGGAAATGGTTTAATATGTGTTGAACATTGAACAACATTGAAAATGGCAGTGTTTTattttcatagaaaaaaagttacaaAATTTTCCAGCTGACCTGAGTCGATCCCAAAAAATGTTGTGTTATTGttgtgttatgttttttttgttgttgtatttttgcaCATAAACTGAATTAAAGAACGTTagaaacataaaaacaaaaattcacaagtttgatgttttcttctatttattttgcacttttaaaaaaagattatttttaGAGTTAGCTAATAGAAAATTATAACTTTGAAATaccgtgatttaaaaaaaaaaactttttggttATCCTGTTATACcataccgtgacttgtgtgtactgcTGTACCCCTGCTATTTATGTGAATGTTCTGTCTGATGTGCATGTTTCTCACCTCGTAGTGCAAAGACGGCagaatctcttttttttttggaatccaTTGGGAAGGAGGTGGCACATCACCCAcgttctcactgaagttatgctGCCCTGTCTTCTTTCTGGACCACCACAAGCAGCCAGCGGTGATGATGGAAACGGCAAGGATGACGAGGACCACCGTGATGGAAATGGTAATCAGCAGCGCGGAGGACATGTGGGCTTCTGGCACGTCCGGGCAGGGGAGGACGAGCTCACAGCTTTTGCTTCCGACCAAGCTCTCCACTGTGCAGAGATAGCTTCCACAGTCCTGCTCGATGATACTATCCAAACGCATGGTGCCTCTTACGGAGTCCACCACAGCATTGGCGGGGAGGACCTGGTTTCCGCTGATCTTGGACCAGGTGTACGTCAGAGGGGATTCACCATGGAAAGACAAGCATGTGAGCGTCACGTTATTGCCTCGGGCGAATTCCTCTTGCAAGTTGCATATCGGTTGACTTGGCGGCTCCATGACCCTCAGGGTCATTATCTTCTTCTCCTCCATTTCAGGTAACTTTTTCACAACGCAAATGTAAGTCATCGCGTCTGAGCGACTGACGTTGCTAATGGTGAGAGAAGCGTCTCCATTTAGGGCATCGCGTGCAGCGAAATGGACCCTGCCCTTCATCGTTGCGTCAAGATCCAAGTGCAAGCGGCCGTCACCGAACAGAAAGATGCGTGGTGGTTTATAGGCATCAAACCGGGTGAAACTCCATATGATGTACCCCGACCTGTCCAGAGTGTCATTGTACTGGCAAAGCATTGTGACATCGGAGCCCTCGGCGGCGTAATACTGGGACTCCTCCGGGTGAATTTCCAGAGCCACGCAGCTCAACACTCCCATTAGGACAAAAGGCCACAGGAGGCGCCACGCCATCATCGCCATTTGCATGCTGGCAAATAAAGAACACTGTCACATCAAAGGCAGTTGCATCATCAAATGCATCAATGgcttcccaggccagccaggaAACAggagttggacaaaataatggaaacaccaaaCATTTAAACATCATAATCATTGGACATAATTGTCAAAGAATGgtatgaggaacattctaataaAGTTGAGCATCTTGTATGGTCGGCAAAATCCCCAGACCTCagcattattgagcatttatggttagttttagagattcatttaagacgtcgatttccaccgccatcgtctctaaaagacttagagggtattctaactaAAGAATCACTTAAAAATCCTTTGGAAAAAATTcccaagttgtatgaatcaatacctcaaagaattgaggctgtaattgccgcaGAGGGCGGACCTATTAAATGAGTTTTGGTTCATTTTttaaaggtgtttccattattttgtccaacctctctctctatatattgcATACATACACATTTATATAGACAAAGGCCCACAGAAATCTGAATCAATATTCAAAGAACCAAAACATTCATTGACctctcagttttatttaaaactgtgcagaatggaaaaagcAAGCAATaacattgactgcactgtaaacagatgctcgacaagctcaaaaactccaaaacctaGCTTAATGGGGAGTCGCAGACAACTATCATGTGTATAcatccacctactgtacaagagtgtggtggtttttattggtcaatatcttgttcacctgcctgatCTTGCGTGTTGCTtcctctagtgctcagttacggtatagttgcacaggGTTTGTCGATTGCGACGGAGAcatgaaaacgaaacaaaactaccaattcacaatgagaaaaaagaaaataaagtaACATGTAACGCAGGCGACAACAGAtacttgctgtaaaatgtagataAGTAAAaagaagtacagatacacaaaaatgtacttaagtgcaGTAACGAAGTACAGGTAGACGTACTCGATTTACgcaatttcgactttatgacgccggTGTCTTGTTTGCCATTTTGTCACCAGTTGTTTTgagttgattttgttttttgtcgcataaacagtatGTAATTGTACAtcacagtatcttttttttttttttacgttattaatatgacatgttctgtcctcactaaaggtAAAGTTGTTCAGCTGgatgacagcaaacaaggcaattgtactttttaaagcttttcacttttggcaatttgtaaagctgtaacacatatatatacacttatgttcaaaacgacacaaattttaacaataaaacacttgacccaGAACTATTGGTGTTCAttaagtagattaaattagcctaatttgcctaaaaaaaaaaagtctgaaagcttaaatgctacgaatgctaacgtcttTACAAATCTCATAGCAAATTGTTCACATAACTCcataaactgtagctgtaaatttaattacaaatgcatgcaCAATCATATATTAATGTTGTATATATTAATTTGAATATAATCGTTATATTCCGTCActgtataatgagttcagttaaattGGTAATTTAGATTTTCTTCCCATATGTTATTAGGATAGAATAACCACTACCATTATCAAGTGAatttattatgttcagacttacattcaccccttttcacttgttattaacaagtttgtatttattgtatatGCTAATATAATTAcatgttatgttcaaatattgcaattaaaATTTACTAATAAAattcagacatttattctggaagttttcaaaatgtttctttagtagtttttgtaaaacaaagttttgactcgaacagtgtatcacctgaaccaatagatgtaaaagttacagtgtatcacaaaagtgaatatacccctcgcatttctgcagatgtttaagtatatcttttcatgggacaacactgacaaaatgacactttgacacaatgaaaagtagtctgtgtgcagcttatataatagagttaatttattttcccctcaaaataactcaaaataagccattaatatccaaacccctggcaacaaaagtgagtacaccgcatagaaactacgtacatccctaaatgtcaaattgagtactgcttgtcatttaccagagattgaagaggtggggggtcagcctgttagtgctcagaccatacgccccactctacatcaaattggtgtgcatggctgtcaccccaggacaaAGCCTCctttgaagacggtacacaagaaagcccgcacgtctcatcagaccatatgacatgattccagtaatccatgtgctttgttgacatgtcttcagctaactgtttgcgggctatattttgagttattttgaggggaaaataaatgaactctattatataagctgcacacagactactttccaATGTGTCAAaccgtcattttgtcagtgttgtcccatgaaaagatatacttaaatatctgcagaaatgcgaggggtgtactcacttttgtgatacactgtagtatTGGTTAGTAGTTAGTagtagttagtataagtcacttcagatttattttgcataaatcatttagcccaggggtccccaaactacggcccgcctccacatttggactggccccctgatttttttttttttttttcaatagtgttatttatttcctggcttttttctgtgaggaacccagagagggttatttggttattatctatttaattaatagtgttattattatattatattatgttatattatattatattaaattatattatttttattttatttacttttgttccgtaaaatccagaaagggttatttgattgtggctttctgaaatacaatacatttttacattttactttttctgttgcaaactgacccggcccctcatcagagaagggaaaagttatgtggcctccacaagaaaaagtttgggggactcctgatttagcctatcaattaattaggttcatatacatgagaaatgttgcCCGGaaccctgttcacccaatctgttggtctcattaatgtcctgtcctcaGCAATAAGTGTACATGCTTATGGTTATGCTGGTATATATTCCCTACCAATGTCCAGACTAAACCTATGACCTTGCTATTTAGGGTAGAACCAGGAAGCTGGTATTCTATCTGTAACGGAACGGCCAGCACAGTCATCTGATCTCTACCCCCCCTGAGCTGTAGTGGGAGCATCTTGACCGACCGTATGGTACGTAAGAAGTGCCCATCAAGCCAATCCGACTTGTGGGAGGTGCTCCTGGAAGAGTGGAGTGAAGTTTCTCCAGATTACCGCAACAAATTAACAGCTAGGATGCCAAAAGTCTGCAACGCTGTAATTGTTGCAAAGGGAGCATTCTTTGATGAAAGCaaagtttgaaggagaaaattattaccgtaattttcgcactataaggtgcgcctgactgtaagccgccacccaccaaatgtgacacgaaaacggcatttgttcatagataagccgcaccggactgtaagccgcagctgtcctcaatgtattatgggatgtttacacgaaaagatattaaccggtaacacttcatttgacagcagcatcataggaccaaatgaacaaccaagaagctttgaaccaattggttgcaaagcttcattgcttcaagaagcttcagttGGTTGGCCAAATGGGGGAGACTGTCAACATCTTCTGCCTCCTATAGGAGGCAGGTTGGACAGCAACAGAGGTGGCagtaaccccccaaaaaatgactcCAGTAGGTTGTAAAGTTTTCTAAAAGACAatgtgcattttcagcaagaacacatcatgtttccaaggtgagGATGATTAAATCATGCAGGCCATACATAAACATGAACAATGAATGAGAAGCTAGATTAGATCatgttgatgcaacataatgtcacattgtcttttagtaaactttacaacctaccggggtcatttttttgagtgtatgacgccactgtcaaatgaagtgttaccaaataccataacaagcaattaatgaaactggaacagtaattgttcgcacagaacatgaattttgattgttatttacatctgtagtgctgcagtgcatgctaggagggatgtgttgcctattaacccaaataaatcaacaaataagacacaagattccTAATTAAGgacaaaagtagcggcttacagtccgaaaattacagtatttgaaataaaaatcctTATTTGTAACCTAGTCAATGACTATACTTAACCATTCATTTTGCAACGCCTTTGAAAAAAGTGAAACTTTTCAAGggaaacaaaattgtctgggTGACCCCAAACAGTTAAACAGTagtgtataaaataaataaataaataaaacgcgatttgatccattttgagGACGACAATGTCTAAACGTTTCATCAACTGGCAACATCTCAATTCATTTAACCATCGCTTAGACTTTACCGTATTTTGCGGACTATAAAGTGCAATCAACCCCCCCCCTCAAATTGGCAACGTATCTTGCGTGCTTAACGTATGAATTCTGGGTGTGTTTATATTGTCGTAGCAGGAAAACAATCATTGCAATGTTAAAAGATAAAGAACGAGACAAATGCAGTACATTACTGAGGTGTGCCTTATGTATGGATTAAACTTTCGCTTTGATGGCGTGCTTTAAAGTCCGAAAAAGTCAGTTAATGGAGGTCGCGTTCATGCTGCGAAATCAAAGCTGTCACCGTGGTGTATCCCAATTCGGTGAACATGCAAAGAGCACAAAAGGTGCTTTGATCTATTGCaagtaggcaaggcaaggcaaggcaaatttatttatatagcacaattcaacacaaggcaattcaaagtgctttacatcacatgaagaccataaaaatcacatttaaatcaacacaacgtaaaaaccaagacaaatcgCATTTAACTGAtatgttttaataaaaatgaatttctgttgtacttcaacataaaaggtgaattataaataatttaaataa
This sequence is a window from Corythoichthys intestinalis isolate RoL2023-P3 chromosome 13, ASM3026506v1, whole genome shotgun sequence. Protein-coding genes within it:
- the LOC130928089 gene encoding coxsackievirus and adenovirus receptor homolog, translated to MQMAMMAWRLLWPFVLMGVLSCVALEIHPEESQYYAAEGSDVTMLCQYNDTLDRSGYIIWSFTRFDAYKPPRIFLFGDGRLHLDLDATMKGRVHFAARDALNGDASLTISNVSRSDAMTYICVVKKLPEMEEKKIMTLRVMEPPSQPICNLQEEFARGNNVTLTCLSFHGESPLTYTWSKISGNQVLPANAVVDSVRGTMRLDSIIEQDCGSYLCTVESLVGSKSCELVLPCPDVPEAHMSSALLITISITVVLVILAVSIITAGCLWWSRKKTGQHNFSENVGDVPPPSQWIPKKKEILPSLHYEAKDQTVTMSA